Proteins encoded in a region of the Brevundimonas vesicularis genome:
- a CDS encoding OmpP1/FadL family transporter, with protein MTSRNFARVGGIALTTALLAGVAAPAMAGSFYVQEQSTRGQGRANAGVGADKGVQSLWWNPAAIAGTQREVYVGMHGLILDSDVDNRGSTLSYNLPAPTPPFPAGTILSGSTVVAGDPHVHDVVESGIVPNFAVSMPIGDRFNVGLAVQAPYNFTTKYEQPDFARYDALTSELRSANVSLVAAMTVTDWLDIGAGFDAQYAKATLSSALPNLPTVAGVAPLVLIPSATDGRNQLEGDGWDYGWNAGAQMHFGKLDLGLSYRSKIEHELEGSVNISGLTGALAAANVSADGQASFNTPWYATVSARYAVNDRLTLNAQVNQIGWSEFDAIRVTYGANGRSTIVQDYDDVTTGAIGFDYKIDPSMTFRAGLGYDPTPTSDDHRTARIPDGDRWLYAAGLSKTIGSMTFDGAVTYIDIDTATINDTRDVYGNGLVISNLRGEAQGSGVGFSLGATWNF; from the coding sequence ATGACCTCCAGGAACTTCGCCCGCGTGGGCGGGATCGCCCTGACGACCGCCCTGCTGGCCGGCGTCGCCGCCCCGGCCATGGCCGGCTCCTTCTATGTCCAAGAACAATCGACCCGCGGCCAGGGTCGCGCCAACGCCGGCGTCGGCGCCGACAAAGGCGTCCAGTCGCTGTGGTGGAACCCCGCCGCCATCGCCGGAACCCAGCGCGAAGTCTATGTCGGCATGCACGGCCTGATCTTGGACTCCGACGTCGACAACCGCGGCTCCACGCTCAGCTACAACCTGCCTGCCCCGACGCCGCCGTTCCCGGCCGGCACCATCCTCAGCGGCTCAACCGTTGTGGCTGGCGACCCGCATGTCCACGACGTCGTCGAAAGCGGCATCGTGCCGAACTTCGCCGTCTCCATGCCGATCGGCGACCGCTTCAACGTCGGTCTGGCCGTCCAGGCGCCCTACAACTTCACCACCAAATACGAGCAGCCTGATTTCGCCCGCTACGACGCCCTGACGTCGGAACTGCGTTCGGCCAACGTCAGCCTGGTCGCCGCCATGACGGTCACTGACTGGCTGGACATCGGCGCCGGCTTCGACGCCCAGTACGCCAAGGCGACCCTGTCCTCGGCGCTGCCGAACCTGCCGACCGTTGCTGGCGTTGCTCCGCTGGTGCTGATCCCCTCGGCCACCGACGGCCGCAACCAGCTCGAAGGCGACGGCTGGGATTACGGATGGAACGCCGGCGCCCAAATGCACTTCGGCAAGCTGGACCTCGGTCTGTCGTACCGCTCCAAGATCGAGCACGAACTGGAAGGCTCGGTGAACATCTCCGGCCTGACTGGCGCATTGGCTGCGGCGAACGTTTCGGCCGACGGCCAGGCCAGCTTCAACACGCCCTGGTACGCCACCGTCTCGGCCCGCTACGCCGTCAACGATCGCCTCACGCTAAACGCCCAGGTCAACCAGATCGGCTGGAGCGAGTTCGACGCTATCCGCGTGACCTATGGCGCGAACGGCCGTTCGACCATCGTTCAGGACTATGACGACGTCACCACCGGCGCGATCGGCTTCGACTACAAGATCGATCCCTCGATGACCTTCCGCGCCGGCCTGGGCTACGACCCGACCCCGACCTCGGACGATCACCGCACCGCCCGTATTCCGGACGGCGACCGCTGGCTCTACGCCGCCGGTCTGTCCAAGACGATCGGTTCGATGACCTTCGACGGCGCCGTCACCTACATCGACATCGACACCGCGACGATCAACGACACCCGCGACGTCTATGGCAACGGCCTGGTCATCTCGAACCTGCGCGGCGAAGCGCAAGGCTCGGGCGTCGGCTTCTCGCTGGGCGCGACCTGGAACTTCTAA
- a CDS encoding competence/damage-inducible protein A, with protein MTDADTDRSGPTAAVLVIGDEILSGRTQDTNTNTIARFLAALGIDLLEARVVSDDHGRIVEALDALRSRWDYVFTTGGIGPTHDDITADAVAAAFGVALPEHPDALAILSRRYGDEFNAARRRMARIPEGGVLIANPVTDAPGFQIGNVFVMAGVPKIMQTMLEDVAPRLRTGAIVHVQTLKVTGVGEGAVADVLRAAANQHRDLSFGSYPFGHGGVGEMGTHLVIRGRNADHVRAAAHDLIAELRNLGIDVAAA; from the coding sequence ATGACCGACGCTGACACCGACCGCTCTGGCCCGACCGCCGCCGTCCTGGTCATCGGCGACGAAATCCTGTCGGGCCGGACCCAGGACACCAACACCAACACCATCGCCCGCTTTCTGGCGGCGTTGGGGATCGACCTGCTGGAGGCGCGGGTTGTCAGCGATGATCACGGCCGGATCGTCGAGGCGTTGGACGCCCTCCGCTCACGCTGGGACTATGTCTTCACCACCGGGGGTATTGGTCCGACCCATGACGACATCACCGCCGACGCCGTGGCGGCCGCTTTCGGCGTGGCCCTGCCTGAACATCCCGACGCGCTGGCGATCCTGTCGCGCCGCTATGGCGACGAGTTCAACGCCGCGCGCCGTCGCATGGCGCGCATCCCCGAAGGCGGCGTTCTGATCGCCAATCCGGTCACCGATGCGCCCGGCTTCCAGATTGGCAATGTCTTCGTCATGGCCGGCGTGCCCAAGATCATGCAGACCATGCTGGAAGACGTGGCCCCACGCCTGCGCACCGGCGCCATCGTTCATGTCCAAACCTTGAAGGTCACCGGCGTGGGCGAGGGGGCGGTGGCCGATGTGCTGCGGGCGGCGGCCAATCAGCACCGCGACCTGTCCTTCGGCAGCTATCCGTTCGGCCATGGCGGCGTCGGCGAGATGGGAACCCATCTGGTTATTCGTGGCCGCAACGCCGATCATGTCCGTGCGGCGGCGCATGATTTGATCGCAGAACTGCGTAATCTGGGCATCGATGTTGCCGCTGCGTAA
- the map gene encoding type I methionyl aminopeptidase yields MYETPELETDVLVRSSAIRIHEAEDFEGMRKAGRLVAEALDMIAAHVKPGVLTSTIDDLVREFTLDNGGLPACLGYKGYEKTVCTSINHVVCHGIPGDRVLKDGDIVNIDHTVIVDGWHGDSSRMYAVGEINARAKKLIDVTYQSLDLGLEQVKPGNTFGDIGYAIQKFVEAQRMSVVRDFCGHGIGRIFHDSPNVLHYGRRGEGAVLKPGMFFTVEPMVNLGKPHVKVLSDGWTAVTRDKSLSAQCEHTIGVTEDGLEIFTASPAGLFRPN; encoded by the coding sequence ATGTACGAAACGCCCGAACTCGAAACCGACGTCCTGGTCCGCTCCAGCGCCATCCGCATCCATGAGGCGGAAGACTTCGAGGGCATGCGCAAGGCCGGCCGTCTGGTCGCCGAGGCGCTGGACATGATCGCGGCGCATGTGAAGCCGGGCGTCCTGACCAGCACGATCGACGATCTCGTGCGCGAGTTCACCCTGGACAACGGCGGCCTGCCCGCCTGCCTGGGCTACAAGGGTTACGAGAAGACCGTCTGCACCTCGATCAACCACGTCGTCTGCCACGGCATTCCTGGCGACCGGGTGCTGAAGGACGGCGACATCGTCAACATCGACCACACCGTGATCGTGGACGGCTGGCATGGCGATTCCAGCCGCATGTATGCGGTGGGCGAGATCAATGCGCGGGCCAAGAAGCTGATCGACGTGACCTATCAGTCGCTGGATCTGGGCCTGGAACAGGTCAAGCCGGGCAACACCTTCGGCGACATCGGCTATGCGATCCAGAAGTTCGTCGAGGCCCAGCGCATGAGCGTGGTGCGCGACTTCTGCGGTCACGGCATCGGCCGCATTTTCCACGACAGCCCCAACGTCCTGCACTACGGCCGTCGCGGCGAGGGCGCGGTGCTGAAGCCCGGCATGTTCTTCACCGTCGAACCGATGGTGAACCTGGGCAAGCCGCACGTGAAGGTGCTGTCCGACGGCTGGACCGCCGTGACGCGCGACAAGTCCCTGTCCGCCCAGTGCGAGCACACCATCGGGGTGACGGAAGACGGACTGGAAATCTTCACGGCGTCTCCGGCTGGGCTGTTCCGGCCGAACTGA
- the radC gene encoding RadC family protein, which yields MLDDKASEVGDKPKPRHSGHRDRLRERAAKGGLGALPDYELLELLLFRSVPYKDTKPLAKDLLARFGGLEGIGAASHEAIEDQVARSMGYAVGKATRAVALDLQLIFDVTRRIAKEPTAKRPVISSWTALLAYVRVALQHEPREQFRVLYLDKKNQLILDEVQNRGTVDHAPVYPREVVRRALELSASALILVHNHPSGDPTPSRADIEITKQVVQAGRALNVEVHDHLVVGRDGVASFKQLGLM from the coding sequence ATGCTCGACGACAAGGCGTCCGAAGTCGGCGACAAGCCCAAGCCGCGCCACAGCGGTCATCGCGACCGGCTGCGTGAGCGGGCGGCGAAGGGGGGCCTGGGCGCCCTGCCCGACTATGAGTTGCTGGAACTGCTGCTGTTTCGCAGCGTGCCCTACAAGGACACCAAGCCGCTGGCCAAGGATCTGCTGGCGCGGTTCGGCGGGCTGGAGGGGATCGGGGCGGCCAGCCATGAGGCGATCGAGGATCAGGTGGCGCGATCGATGGGATACGCCGTCGGCAAGGCGACCCGGGCGGTGGCGCTGGACCTTCAGCTGATCTTCGACGTGACGCGGCGGATCGCGAAGGAGCCGACGGCGAAGCGCCCGGTGATCTCGTCCTGGACGGCGCTCCTGGCTTATGTCCGGGTCGCCTTGCAGCACGAGCCGCGCGAGCAGTTCCGGGTGCTGTATCTGGACAAGAAGAACCAGCTGATCCTGGACGAGGTGCAGAACCGCGGCACGGTCGATCATGCGCCCGTCTATCCGCGCGAGGTCGTGCGGCGCGCGCTGGAGTTGTCGGCCAGCGCCCTGATCCTGGTGCACAATCATCCGTCGGGCGATCCGACCCCCAGCCGCGCCGACATCGAGATCACGAAACAGGTTGTGCAGGCCGGCCGCGCCCTTAACGTCGAGGTTCACGACCATCTGGTCGTCGGCCGCGACGGGGTGGCCAGCTTCAAGCAACTGGGCCTGATGTGA
- a CDS encoding GNAT family N-acetyltransferase, giving the protein MTDRILTTERLVMSPVLTDDFDDLLTLWADEDFTRHIMGRALGREEVWFRLLRDLGHWAAMGHGNWTVRLRDGGAYLGSVGVFDYRRELEPPFDAPELGWGVAPRFQGRGYAAEALTAALDWTDRRLEGRTVCMISPENLASLKLAARVGYRPYATTTYKDQPVQLFERPRRAP; this is encoded by the coding sequence GTGACCGACAGGATTCTGACGACCGAGCGACTGGTGATGAGCCCCGTCTTGACCGACGATTTCGACGATCTGCTGACCCTTTGGGCCGATGAGGATTTCACGCGCCACATCATGGGCCGGGCGCTGGGGCGCGAAGAGGTCTGGTTCCGGCTGCTGCGCGATCTCGGCCATTGGGCGGCGATGGGCCATGGCAACTGGACGGTCCGGCTGAGGGACGGCGGCGCCTATCTGGGCAGCGTCGGGGTGTTCGACTATCGCCGCGAGCTGGAGCCGCCGTTCGATGCGCCGGAGCTGGGCTGGGGCGTGGCGCCGAGGTTTCAGGGGCGGGGCTATGCGGCCGAGGCCCTGACGGCGGCCCTGGATTGGACCGACCGGAGGCTGGAGGGGCGAACCGTCTGCATGATCTCGCCCGAGAACCTGGCCTCGCTGAAGCTGGCGGCGCGGGTGGGTTATCGCCCCTATGCGACGACGACTTACAAAGACCAGCCGGTCCAGTTGTTCGAACGCCCCCGCCGCGCGCCGTAG
- a CDS encoding BolA family transcriptional regulator produces MPMSVETLRQHLVEAFADAEIEIEDLAGDGDHYRARIVSSAFAGLPRVRQHQMVYAALKGQMGGELHALALETSALAKEG; encoded by the coding sequence ATGCCCATGTCCGTGGAAACGCTGCGCCAGCATCTGGTCGAAGCCTTCGCCGACGCCGAGATCGAGATCGAGGATCTGGCGGGCGACGGCGACCACTATCGCGCGCGGATCGTGTCGAGCGCCTTCGCGGGCCTGCCGCGTGTGCGTCAGCACCAGATGGTCTATGCGGCGCTGAAGGGTCAGATGGGCGGCGAACTGCACGCCCTGGCGCTGGAGACCTCCGCGCTGGCCAAGGAGGGCTGA
- a CDS encoding oxidoreductase yields the protein MRYRPFGVSGSAISNLTLSFGADVLKRGREAGLDLLYSALEAGVNSYRLETADPVAAEVLGEALSHVDRKLVYVSLMLGAGDGRDQQRDFSAQGMTAAIDRVLHFSGLGWIDVAVLHEPGETELAQSSLSALKAMRATGRIKLLGIAGGGDVMDAYVSTGAFDALLTPFDINADWKIRNRIRSAREQDMAVFAYDFYADRRARAPDAPIFKKGLFGFGKDKRPVDTPKKDAFGFLYRTQNWTAEAICLSYVLTDPSVSSVIVNPTDTDRLATLAAAPERDMPPGLAAQIEMARVVANQAA from the coding sequence ATGCGCTATCGCCCCTTCGGCGTCTCCGGCTCCGCCATCTCCAACCTGACGCTGAGTTTCGGCGCCGACGTGCTGAAGCGCGGGCGCGAGGCCGGGCTGGACCTGCTGTATTCGGCGCTGGAGGCCGGGGTGAACAGCTATCGGCTGGAGACCGCCGACCCGGTGGCGGCCGAGGTGCTGGGCGAGGCCCTGTCGCATGTGGATCGCAAGCTCGTCTACGTCAGCCTGATGCTGGGCGCCGGCGACGGCCGCGACCAGCAGCGCGACTTTTCGGCCCAGGGGATGACGGCGGCCATTGATCGGGTGCTGCACTTCTCGGGCCTGGGATGGATCGACGTGGCGGTGCTGCACGAGCCGGGCGAGACCGAACTGGCGCAATCGTCGCTCAGCGCGCTGAAGGCCATGCGCGCCACCGGACGGATCAAGCTTTTGGGCATCGCCGGCGGCGGCGACGTGATGGACGCCTATGTGTCGACCGGGGCGTTCGACGCCCTGCTGACGCCGTTCGACATCAACGCCGACTGGAAGATCCGAAACCGCATCCGCTCGGCGCGCGAGCAGGACATGGCGGTCTTCGCCTACGATTTCTACGCCGACCGGCGCGCCCGAGCGCCCGATGCGCCGATCTTCAAAAAGGGGCTGTTCGGCTTCGGCAAGGACAAGCGTCCCGTCGATACGCCCAAGAAGGACGCCTTCGGCTTCCTGTACCGCACCCAGAACTGGACGGCCGAGGCGATCTGCCTGTCCTACGTGCTGACCGACCCGTCGGTATCCAGCGTGATCGTCAATCCGACCGACACCGATCGGTTGGCGACATTGGCCGCCGCGCCCGAGCGGGACATGCCGCCGGGCCTGGCCGCGCAGATCGAGATGGCGCGCGTCGTGGCCAATCAGGCGGCCTGA
- the grxD gene encoding Grx4 family monothiol glutaredoxin — MTDTAQAADPVHAFIGETVAQNDVVLFMKGTPDQPRCGFSSLAVQILDHVGAGFVGVDVLQDEALREGIKSFTDWPTIPQLYVKGEFVGGSDIIREMFQAGELQALMVEKGVPLGEA; from the coding sequence GTGACCGACACCGCCCAAGCCGCCGATCCCGTTCACGCCTTCATCGGCGAAACCGTCGCCCAGAACGACGTGGTTCTGTTCATGAAGGGCACGCCGGACCAGCCGCGCTGCGGCTTCTCGTCCCTGGCGGTGCAGATCCTGGATCATGTCGGCGCCGGCTTCGTGGGCGTGGACGTGCTGCAGGACGAAGCCCTGCGCGAAGGCATCAAGAGCTTCACCGACTGGCCCACCATTCCGCAGCTCTATGTGAAGGGCGAGTTCGTGGGCGGATCGGACATTATCCGCGAGATGTTCCAGGCCGGCGAACTTCAGGCCCTTATGGTCGAGAAGGGCGTGCCGCTCGGCGAGGCCTGA
- a CDS encoding acyl-CoA thioesterase, translating to MARKTLTPREDREVFVVPLDVRPEHIDANGHVNNVVYVGWLQDAGTAHWNARFDEATRMKWSWVATRHEIDYLRGIEPGAEGVVARTWVGDPQGPRFTRYVRIEDAQGRVCAQGVTEWVLVDAATLRPQRIPPDMLVVFETPTSAD from the coding sequence ATGGCCAGGAAGACCCTCACGCCGCGCGAGGACCGCGAGGTCTTCGTCGTGCCGCTGGACGTGCGGCCCGAGCACATCGACGCCAACGGCCACGTCAACAACGTCGTCTATGTCGGCTGGCTGCAGGATGCGGGCACGGCGCACTGGAACGCGCGCTTCGACGAGGCGACGCGGATGAAATGGTCGTGGGTCGCGACCCGGCATGAGATCGACTATCTGCGCGGCATCGAGCCGGGCGCCGAGGGCGTGGTCGCCCGCACCTGGGTCGGCGATCCGCAGGGACCGCGCTTCACCCGCTATGTCCGCATCGAGGACGCCCAGGGCCGCGTCTGCGCCCAGGGCGTCACCGAATGGGTGCTGGTGGACGCTGCGACCCTGAGGCCGCAGCGCATTCCGCCAGACATGCTGGTCGTGTTCGAGACGCCTACTTCAGCGGATTGA
- a CDS encoding NADH:flavin oxidoreductase/NADH oxidase, translating to MSQLFSPRAVGPLTLKNRVAIAPMCQYSAIDGVPQPWHVQHLGRLAISGAGLVIVEATGVEAAGRITPDDTGLWNDAQEEAFARIIRDIRTYSDTPIGVQLAHAGRKASTSAPWKGGGALKPEDGAWETFSASAEPFKDDWHTPTAMTPADMDRVVAAFEDAARRADRAGFDLVELHAAHGYLLTQFLSPVSNHRADEFGGSYENRARFPLRVAQALRDAWPRTKALGVRFNGSDWVEGGIALDEVTAFGQALHDMGYDYLHLTSGGNVARADIPGGEPGYQLRFAQAVKAATPEADVMAVGMIFDPQQAEEIVRSGQADFIAIARAALDDPHWAHHAAVALGEDEGLPVQYRGAAKGVWPAYDRANTPA from the coding sequence ATGAGCCAGCTGTTCTCGCCCCGCGCCGTCGGCCCCCTGACGCTGAAGAACCGCGTCGCCATCGCGCCGATGTGCCAGTATTCGGCCATCGACGGCGTGCCCCAGCCCTGGCACGTGCAGCATCTGGGCCGACTGGCGATCTCCGGCGCGGGACTGGTCATTGTCGAGGCCACGGGAGTCGAGGCGGCGGGACGGATCACGCCGGACGACACCGGCCTGTGGAACGACGCGCAGGAAGAGGCCTTCGCCCGGATCATCCGCGACATCCGCACCTACAGCGACACGCCGATCGGCGTCCAGTTGGCCCACGCCGGACGCAAGGCCTCGACCAGCGCGCCGTGGAAGGGCGGCGGCGCGCTGAAACCCGAAGACGGCGCGTGGGAAACCTTCAGCGCCTCGGCCGAACCGTTCAAGGATGACTGGCACACGCCGACCGCCATGACCCCGGCCGACATGGACCGGGTCGTCGCCGCATTCGAAGACGCCGCGCGGCGCGCGGACCGGGCCGGGTTCGATCTGGTCGAACTGCACGCCGCCCACGGCTATCTGCTGACCCAGTTCCTGTCGCCGGTGTCCAACCACCGCGCCGACGAGTTCGGCGGATCCTATGAGAACCGGGCGCGCTTCCCGCTGCGGGTCGCCCAGGCCCTGCGCGACGCCTGGCCCCGGACGAAGGCGTTGGGCGTGCGCTTCAACGGCTCGGACTGGGTCGAGGGCGGCATCGCCTTGGACGAGGTGACGGCCTTTGGTCAGGCGCTGCACGACATGGGCTATGACTATCTGCACCTGACGTCGGGCGGGAATGTCGCGCGCGCCGACATTCCGGGCGGCGAGCCGGGCTATCAACTGCGGTTCGCCCAGGCCGTGAAAGCGGCGACGCCTGAGGCCGATGTGATGGCCGTCGGCATGATCTTCGATCCGCAGCAGGCCGAAGAGATCGTCCGCTCCGGTCAGGCCGACTTCATCGCCATCGCACGCGCGGCGCTGGACGATCCGCACTGGGCGCACCATGCGGCCGTCGCCCTGGGTGAGGATGAAGGCCTGCCGGTGCAGTATCGCGGCGCCGCCAAGGGCGTTTGGCCCGCCTATGATCGCGCCAACACCCCCGCCTGA
- a CDS encoding bifunctional diguanylate cyclase/phosphodiesterase → MRFLTCLTDDHNLWLVALAAGLCLIGSIITFRLYRRLRAAEKGTRLAWAFMGAVATGATIWCTHFVAMIAYEPGVTISYGPVLTGLSLGVAIAGSALALWVASRRMPASAEIGGVLFGLTVVAMHYTGMAAFATDAVIHWSAAYVVASVAGAVVLGALAFNRARQSGKVVPVVLMVLGIVALHFTGMAAMTIVPVGALVDMGAVGSTNLVLAFAVSAVGLMMLGTGVASHALDVQSRLQAKARLDHLIEGSVDGMVVEQDGVILAANAAFADLAGVPHHALIGEPLSRWIAGVADLAVNGLSQSKLIAEGGADIPVEIAVRRDCGMDHIMIYAVRDLRMRQAQERRIAHLARNDGLTGLPNRSSFLEWLTRQTADLTVPNKVALLAMDLDRFKEVNDVHGHAAGDQLLIQIAERMRACLRHDEFIARLGGDEFVAVVPIQHKDDALDLVARLRDAVTAPVVLDHAEVACGLSTGIAIWPDDAHDPSALINDADLAMYRAKASLGTDVCFYEEEMDEAVRNRRRMAQQMREALDQGQFSLNWQLQAAVDTGDITGYEVLLRWIQPDGTFISPADFIPLAEENGLILPIGEWVLRTACAEAASWTEPHKIAVNLSPVQLGHVDLPRLVHQVLVETGLSPSRLELEITETAMITDMERTTHVLRQLKLLGVSIAMDDFGTGYSSLSTLRAFPFDKIKLDRSFMSELDGGPQSAAIIRAVLALGESLHIPVLAEGVETLEQLAFLRDQGCDEVQGYLLGRPQKTAEAEVQAAARVLWAVDPSMEKAA, encoded by the coding sequence ATGCGCTTTCTCACCTGCCTGACCGACGACCACAATCTCTGGCTCGTCGCGTTGGCCGCCGGCCTGTGCCTGATCGGTTCGATCATCACCTTCCGCCTGTATCGCCGCCTGCGCGCCGCCGAAAAGGGCACGCGTCTGGCTTGGGCCTTCATGGGTGCGGTGGCAACCGGGGCGACGATCTGGTGCACCCATTTCGTGGCGATGATCGCCTATGAGCCCGGCGTCACCATCAGCTACGGCCCCGTCCTGACCGGCTTGTCCCTGGGTGTCGCCATCGCCGGCAGCGCGCTGGCGCTGTGGGTGGCTTCGCGCCGGATGCCCGCCTCGGCCGAGATCGGCGGCGTGCTGTTCGGCCTGACCGTGGTGGCCATGCACTATACCGGCATGGCGGCCTTTGCGACCGACGCCGTCATCCACTGGTCGGCCGCCTATGTCGTCGCCTCCGTGGCGGGGGCGGTCGTCTTGGGCGCCTTGGCGTTCAATCGCGCCCGGCAGTCCGGCAAGGTCGTTCCGGTCGTGCTGATGGTCCTCGGCATCGTGGCCCTGCATTTCACCGGCATGGCCGCCATGACGATCGTGCCGGTCGGCGCGCTGGTCGATATGGGCGCTGTCGGATCGACCAATCTGGTCCTGGCCTTCGCCGTCTCCGCCGTTGGATTGATGATGCTGGGCACCGGCGTCGCCAGCCACGCCCTGGACGTCCAGTCCCGGCTTCAGGCCAAGGCGCGCCTGGATCATCTGATCGAAGGCAGCGTCGATGGCATGGTGGTCGAACAGGACGGCGTCATCCTGGCCGCCAACGCCGCCTTCGCCGATCTGGCGGGCGTCCCTCACCACGCCCTGATCGGCGAACCGCTGTCGCGCTGGATCGCCGGCGTCGCCGATCTGGCGGTCAACGGCCTGAGCCAGTCCAAACTGATCGCCGAAGGCGGGGCGGACATCCCCGTCGAGATCGCCGTGCGCCGCGACTGCGGTATGGATCACATCATGATCTACGCCGTGCGCGATCTGCGGATGCGTCAGGCGCAGGAGCGTCGCATCGCCCATCTGGCGCGCAACGACGGCCTGACCGGCCTGCCCAACCGTTCGTCCTTCCTGGAATGGCTGACGCGCCAGACCGCCGACCTGACCGTTCCGAACAAGGTGGCCCTCTTGGCCATGGATCTGGACCGGTTCAAGGAGGTTAACGACGTTCACGGTCATGCCGCCGGCGACCAACTGCTGATCCAGATCGCCGAACGGATGCGCGCCTGCCTGCGCCACGACGAATTCATCGCGCGCCTGGGCGGGGACGAGTTCGTCGCCGTCGTGCCGATCCAGCACAAGGACGACGCCCTGGATCTGGTCGCGCGCCTGCGCGATGCCGTCACCGCCCCGGTCGTGCTGGATCATGCCGAGGTCGCCTGCGGCCTCAGCACCGGCATCGCGATCTGGCCCGACGACGCCCACGACCCGTCGGCCCTGATCAATGACGCGGACTTGGCGATGTACCGCGCCAAGGCCTCGCTGGGGACCGACGTCTGCTTCTATGAGGAGGAGATGGACGAGGCGGTGCGCAATCGCCGCCGCATGGCTCAACAGATGCGTGAGGCCCTGGATCAGGGCCAGTTCAGCCTGAACTGGCAGCTGCAGGCCGCCGTCGATACCGGCGACATCACGGGTTACGAGGTGCTGCTGCGCTGGATCCAACCGGACGGGACCTTCATCTCGCCGGCCGACTTCATTCCTCTGGCCGAAGAGAACGGCCTGATCCTGCCGATCGGCGAATGGGTGTTGCGCACCGCCTGCGCCGAGGCCGCCAGCTGGACCGAACCGCACAAGATCGCCGTCAACCTGTCGCCGGTGCAGCTAGGCCACGTCGACCTGCCGCGCCTGGTGCATCAGGTTTTGGTCGAGACCGGCCTGTCGCCGTCGCGGCTGGAGCTGGAGATCACCGAGACAGCCATGATCACCGACATGGAGCGCACGACCCACGTCCTGCGTCAGTTGAAGCTGCTGGGCGTCTCCATCGCCATGGATGACTTCGGCACCGGCTATTCGTCGCTATCGACCCTGCGCGCCTTCCCGTTCGACAAGATCAAGCTGGATCGCTCCTTCATGTCCGAACTGGACGGCGGACCTCAGTCGGCCGCCATCATTCGCGCCGTCCTGGCCCTGGGCGAGAGCCTGCATATCCCCGTCCTGGCCGAGGGCGTCGAAACGCTTGAGCAGTTGGCTTTCCTGCGCGACCAGGGCTGCGACGAGGTCCAGGGCTATCTGCTCGGCCGCCCCCAGAAGACGGCCGAGGCGGAAGTCCAGGCGGCCGCACGGGTCTTGTGGGCCGTCGACCCTTCGATGGAAAAGGCCGCCTGA